From Caldicellulosiruptor hydrothermalis 108, a single genomic window includes:
- the topA gene encoding type I DNA topoisomerase: MKKLVIVESPAKAKTIAKYLGKEFKVEASMGHVRDLPKSDLGVDIENGFAPKYINIRGKADVINRLKKSAESAEKVYLATDPDREGEAISWHLATILGLDVNDNVRITFNEITKKAVQESLKNARPIDQNLVNAQQARRVLDRLVGYKLSPFLWEKVKGGLSAGRVQSVATRLVVEREEEIENFKPEEYWTLEAVFKKDAQEFKAKFYGDKKGKIELKNQGQVQEIEEKIKNKEFKVVKIKVSEKKKNPPPPFITSTLQQEASRKLRFTPAKTMAVAQMLYEGVEIKGEGSVGLITYMRTDSTRISEEAQQAARNLILQKFGKEYLPEKPRVYKTKKDAQDAHEAIRPTYLDMDPESIKDSLTPDQYKLYKLIYDRFLASQMESSIYEVLSAELEVEGYIFKLTGSKLKFAGFMEVYVEGKDTEDEEEENQLPEIREGEVLKPIKLESKQHFTQPPSRYTEATLIKALEEKGIGRPSTYAPTIQTILERGYVVKEDRFLKPTELGKLVTNILKEYFKDIIDIEFTAELESNLDKIEEGKLEWTEVVRKYYQPLEKELEIARATLLKVKVEDEETDIVCENCGRKMVIKKGRYGKFLACPGYPECKNTKPYYDYLDVLCPKCGKRVIEKKSKKGKRYYTCEGYPDCDLILWEKPAKNCPKCGSLMFEKGRKGNRKLVCSNENCAYEEKIGEKGE; the protein is encoded by the coding sequence TTGAAAAAACTTGTCATTGTAGAGTCACCTGCAAAGGCAAAAACAATTGCAAAGTATCTTGGCAAAGAGTTTAAGGTAGAGGCTTCAATGGGCCATGTCAGAGACCTTCCCAAGAGCGATTTGGGGGTTGACATAGAGAATGGTTTTGCACCCAAGTATATCAACATCAGAGGTAAGGCAGATGTAATAAACAGGCTAAAAAAATCTGCAGAAAGTGCAGAAAAGGTTTACCTTGCAACAGACCCTGACAGGGAAGGCGAGGCAATCTCATGGCATCTGGCAACTATTTTGGGGCTTGATGTAAACGACAATGTGAGAATTACATTCAATGAGATAACAAAAAAGGCTGTACAGGAATCTTTGAAAAATGCAAGGCCAATTGACCAGAACCTTGTCAATGCCCAGCAGGCACGAAGAGTGTTGGATAGGCTTGTCGGGTACAAGCTCAGCCCGTTTTTGTGGGAAAAGGTCAAAGGCGGACTTTCTGCTGGAAGGGTTCAGTCTGTTGCGACAAGGCTTGTGGTTGAAAGGGAAGAGGAGATAGAAAATTTTAAGCCTGAAGAGTACTGGACGTTAGAAGCGGTATTTAAAAAAGATGCCCAAGAGTTTAAAGCAAAGTTTTATGGAGATAAGAAGGGTAAGATTGAGCTAAAAAACCAAGGTCAGGTCCAAGAGATTGAAGAAAAGATAAAAAATAAGGAGTTCAAAGTTGTAAAAATAAAGGTATCAGAGAAAAAGAAAAATCCGCCACCACCATTTATCACGAGCACCCTTCAACAGGAAGCGTCAAGAAAGTTAAGGTTTACTCCTGCAAAGACAATGGCGGTTGCGCAGATGCTGTATGAAGGCGTTGAGATAAAAGGAGAAGGAAGTGTCGGTCTTATAACATATATGAGAACAGACTCAACAAGAATTTCTGAGGAGGCACAGCAGGCAGCACGAAACCTTATCCTACAGAAGTTTGGCAAAGAATATCTTCCCGAAAAGCCGAGGGTTTACAAAACAAAAAAGGATGCTCAAGATGCTCATGAGGCTATAAGACCTACTTATTTGGATATGGACCCTGAAAGTATAAAGGATTCTCTGACACCTGACCAGTACAAGCTGTACAAGCTCATTTATGACAGGTTTTTAGCGTCGCAGATGGAAAGCAGCATATATGAGGTTCTTTCAGCCGAGCTTGAAGTGGAAGGCTATATTTTTAAGCTAACAGGGTCAAAGCTCAAGTTTGCTGGGTTCATGGAAGTGTACGTCGAGGGTAAAGACACAGAGGATGAAGAAGAGGAAAATCAGCTTCCAGAAATTAGAGAAGGAGAGGTTTTAAAGCCCATAAAACTTGAGAGCAAACAGCATTTTACTCAACCGCCTTCTCGCTATACTGAAGCAACCTTAATAAAGGCTTTAGAAGAAAAAGGTATAGGAAGACCGAGCACGTACGCTCCAACAATCCAGACAATTCTGGAGAGAGGATATGTTGTCAAAGAAGATAGGTTTTTAAAACCAACAGAGCTTGGCAAACTTGTAACAAATATACTTAAAGAATATTTCAAAGACATAATAGACATTGAATTTACTGCAGAGCTCGAAAGCAACCTTGACAAGATTGAGGAAGGAAAGCTTGAGTGGACTGAAGTTGTAAGAAAATACTACCAGCCGCTTGAAAAGGAACTTGAGATAGCACGAGCTACTTTGCTAAAGGTTAAGGTTGAGGATGAGGAGACAGACATTGTATGCGAAAACTGTGGAAGAAAAATGGTGATAAAAAAAGGCAGATACGGAAAGTTTTTGGCATGTCCAGGATATCCTGAATGCAAAAACACAAAACCTTATTACGATTACCTTGATGTGTTGTGTCCAAAGTGCGGCAAAAGGGTAATAGAAAAGAAGTCCAAAAAAGGCAAGAGATATTACACGTGCGAAGGATATCCTGACTGTGACCTCATTTTGTGGGAAAAGCCAGCCAAAAACTGTCCAAAGTGCGGCAGTCTCATGTTTGAAAAGGGCAGGAAAGGGAATAGAAAGCTTGTATGTTCAAATGAAAACTGTGCTTACGAAGAAAAAATAGGGGAAAAAGGTGAGTAA
- the dprA gene encoding DNA-processing protein DprA, producing MNREELIYSLWLYSIKGIGPKKFRQIKNKYKTLKEAYFNRKELEVEGIFGHLKDEIKNSDTAEAEKILEFCERNSINIILEDDRLYPDEFKVFDHAPVMLFVKGDAKLLKFPRKISMVGTREPTYYGKRVAKELASLLASLGILVVSGMARGIDSFCHTGALENGKTVAVLGCGVDIVYPKENLKLYRQIIENGCVVSEFLPGTLPEKMNFPQRNRIVAMFSPCLVVIEASTKSGTFSTVDFALEQGKEVFAVPGNIFSQKSSGTNRLIKEGARIICSYEDFLEDIKEIYSLKPAQLSFADKEDEEELTDDEKRLIKLLDENGEMHVESLIALTGWDPGKIASLITSLEIKSKVVRDRGNIISKL from the coding sequence ATGAACAGAGAAGAACTCATTTATTCTTTGTGGCTTTACAGCATAAAAGGTATAGGGCCAAAGAAGTTCAGGCAGATAAAAAATAAATACAAAACTCTTAAAGAGGCTTATTTTAACAGAAAAGAATTAGAAGTAGAAGGTATTTTTGGACATCTTAAAGATGAGATAAAAAACTCTGATACTGCAGAGGCTGAAAAAATTCTTGAATTTTGTGAGAGAAATAGTATAAATATAATACTTGAAGACGATAGGCTGTATCCTGATGAGTTCAAAGTTTTTGACCATGCACCAGTTATGCTCTTTGTAAAAGGGGATGCAAAGCTTCTTAAATTTCCGCGTAAAATATCAATGGTTGGCACACGAGAACCTACTTATTATGGCAAAAGAGTTGCAAAAGAGCTGGCAAGTCTGCTGGCTTCCTTAGGAATTTTAGTTGTTAGCGGAATGGCAAGGGGGATTGACAGTTTTTGCCATACAGGAGCACTTGAAAATGGGAAGACAGTAGCTGTTTTGGGTTGTGGAGTTGATATTGTGTATCCAAAAGAAAATTTAAAGCTCTACCGTCAGATTATAGAAAATGGGTGTGTTGTGTCTGAGTTTTTGCCAGGTACTTTGCCGGAGAAAATGAACTTTCCGCAGAGAAACAGGATTGTTGCAATGTTTTCACCGTGTTTGGTTGTGATTGAAGCTTCAACCAAGAGCGGTACTTTTTCAACAGTTGACTTTGCTTTGGAGCAGGGGAAAGAGGTATTTGCGGTGCCTGGTAACATCTTTTCGCAAAAGAGTAGCGGCACAAACAGGCTCATAAAAGAAGGTGCAAGGATTATATGTTCGTATGAGGATTTTCTTGAGGACATAAAGGAGATTTATTCTTTAAAACCTGCCCAGCTGAGCTTTGCTGACAAAGAAGATGAAGAAGAACTGACAGATGATGAGAAAAGATTGATAAAGCTTTTAGATGAAAATGGTGAGATGCACGTGGAAAGTTTGATTGCGCTCACAGGGTGGGACCCTGGTAAGATTGCAAGTTTAATTACTTCGCTTGAGATAAAGTCCAAGGTTGTAAGAGACCGAGGAAACATAATTTCTAAACTTTAA